Genomic window (Candidatus Rhabdochlamydia sp. T3358):
CAAAAAACAAACCAACTTTTAGAGGAAGACGCAGAGAACTGCTGCTGATTTTTCAAAAATGTGAAAAATCTTTTAATACAGTCAATAACTCTCAAGTTTCATGTATTACCGATCTTAAAAACCTTAAAAAAAATTATGAAGAATTAAGTACAGCTTTAGAAAAGTGTAAAGAATCCTTAGAGCTTGCAAAATTGTCACTTGAAACCACTGGGACAGTTTTGGCGGGTGTAGGAATATTTGGAATTGGGGCTCCTGCTGCTTATTTAGCAAGAGAAGCAGTTAATGTTGGAGCGAATGCTGTTAAAAATTATTTGGGGAATGGTGTTATGGGGTCTCTTGCTGGAAATTGTATGAAGATTCTCTCTAGATCTACTATTGTGTTTGCTGGCGCGGTTGCAGTTACTGCAGTTGCTTGGCCTTTTCTCCATGAAGAATTCCAGCTCGATACTGATAAATTGAACGCCTTACAAAAAAGAATGACCCCCCTGTTTTTACAAAAGCCTTTACTTATTGAAATTGAGCCAATCAGTCTCCCAAGTGAAATTGATCCCAGAATGCGTGTTAGCAAGTTTACTTGGGCTGTAACAGTAGTTACAAATGGTGGTTCTACTAAAGACCATTCAGAAATCATCATAGAAGGAATCAATGATGGGTTTTATAATCATGAGTCTCCTCTTCTCGGTAAACACGCCAAACCAGTAAAAGAAGGAGAAAAATTTATACATTTAGCCCACTTTCTTCCTCGCATAGAGTCTGGACTCCTTTCTCCAAAGGATTTAGAATATCAAACAAGAACTGAAATATGGATGATAACAAGTGACAAAGTACAAGAAATGTTAAGACGCATTGAAAAAGAACAATCTCTCCCAAAAGAAGAACGTACCCGTAATTTTAACATACGTGGAAAATATGCTATATTTCCTATATGGGATCCTAGGGAAGAGGCTGTGTTCAACCGTGGTGAAACTGGCGATAATTGCTATACATGGGATGCAGATCATCTAAAATTGCTAGGCATTGATCTGGGTTCAAGCTGGAAAGATTACATAGCAGCAATGGCAACAAATTATACCAAAAAGCCAGAAGAATACAAAAAAATACCAGTTCAGGAAATGATCTAATCAAAACAATAAAGAGCATTTAAATGTATACGCCTATTTCTTTTTCAGAAAAATTAAATTACCAAGTAAAGTCTTTTATATTTGATTGTGCAGACAAAGCTACGGAAAACACAGAAAAAATTCGATTTCCAGCCTATCTTGCATTATTTGCAAATGGCATAACGTATTTTGCTCTGAGAACTCTTTCTGTTGCAGAGATGACAATTTGTGGTTGCAAATTTATTTGTTCATCTGATCAATACATGCTAGGAAAAAGCTTTCTTCTCAAACAAGTTCCTTTGCAAGTTTTGAATATAATTGGACTGCCATTTTCAATCGTAGCAAACAGTATTTTTATCATTTATGAACCAAAACATTACATATTAGCAAATCTTGAGTCGGTAAAAGTAGAACTTAGATACGCAGAAGCTGGTACAACTGATAGCGAAGATTACAAAAATGATTTATATGATGCTAATAGCACTGTCAAAGATAGGCTAATGGAGTGGCAAAAAAGAAATACAGGATTACGAGCCAATCTAACTAGCCTTAATAACGAATCTGATACATCGCTTGCATACGATTAGCATCCTCTTCTGTCATGCCTTTGTTTTTTTTCTTACTTTGAATAACGGCTAAATATCGAAAAGCATCCATCGTATGAGAAGACCAATCATGAACTGGTCGATCGCTGTACACGTTTAGTTTTTCGTTATAATGTTTGTGGTAGTTTTCCGCAGCTTTGAAGAATAGATCAACAAATCAAGTTTCGCGCGTTGGGATTGGCGACTTAGACTTCTTCTGATCTTGCTACCATTACCTAGACATAAAGAACATAGACAGCAAATAATAATAGCTTAAGAAAAATAAGGGTCTATGAAAAATCAAGAAAAGTACAACCGTGAGTTTAAAATAAACACTGTAAAGCTAAGTCGAGAAAGCAGTAAGTCTATGAGCGAAATCGCTCATGATTTAGGTGTAGCCAAATCTACCCTTTACGCGTGGATCCAAGAGTATAAGGAGCATGGAGAAGACAGTTTCCCTGGATCTGGGATATTAAAGCCATGCAATGAAGAATTATATCGTTTAAAGAAGCAACTAGCTGACGTTACGATGGAGAGAGACATCCTAAAAAAAGCAGTTGTAGATTCAACTAATCAATGCAACACTTCTTCAAGTCTCTCTGCTGGAGATAAAAACTTCAAAGTTTTTCTCGGTCTCTCATTTAATTCTTTGGCAATTTGATCCAAATCAGATTGAGTATAAATGCTCAGATCTGTTTTTTTAGGCATATATTGCCTCAGAAGATGATTAGTATTTTCATTGGTTCCTCTTTGCCATGGAGATCGAGGATCGCAGAAATAAACCTTTATTTCTGTATCAATAGTAAATTTTTTATGTTTGGCTAATTCCATTCCTCGATCCCAAGTTAAGGATTTTTTTAATTGGCAAGGCAGATCAATAATTTTTTTAGTAATAGCACTGACTACATTGTTGGTATCATTACCATCAAGTCGTACTAATAAAGTAAATCTAGAGGTTCTTTCAACTAATGTAGCAACGAAAGATCTTTTTGAGCCGCAAATTAAATCCCCCTCCCAATGGCCAGGAATAGCTCGATTATCAGCTTCTTTAGGTCTGTCATGAATGGAAATAGCATCAACAATGCTTCCACGAGCATTCCCTTTAGTGTTAAATTTCTTTGATTGACGCATAATTCTTTGTGTTCTGAGTTGACGTTGTAATACCTTTTTTAAGGTGCCTCGTGATTGAATATAAAGTGTTTTGTAAATAGATTCGTGAGAAATACACATAGCTTTATCT
Coding sequences:
- a CDS encoding IS30 family transposase; the encoded protein is MAYEISRKNFTEEQQNTMWNLWSKGKSHSEIGRQLNKRAGSVFCFLQKYGGIRPVKPKRSVRVLTLHEREEISRDISAQLSIRAIARKLNRCPSTVSREINRNGGITNYRAVLADKRAWVRAKRPKLCKLQVNIELRNIVIDKLANKWSPEQISGYLKCLFPEDKAMCISHESIYKTLYIQSRGTLKKVLQRQLRTQRIMRQSKKFNTKGNARGSIVDAISIHDRPKEADNRAIPGHWEGDLICGSKRSFVATLVERTSRFTLLVRLDGNDTNNVVSAITKKIIDLPCQLKKSLTWDRGMELAKHKKFTIDTEIKVYFCDPRSPWQRGTNENTNHLLRQYMPKKTDLSIYTQSDLDQIAKELNERPRKTLKFLSPAERLEEVLH
- a CDS encoding transposase, producing the protein MKNQEKYNREFKINTVKLSRESSKSMSEIAHDLGVAKSTLYAWIQEYKEHGEDSFPGSGILKPCNEELYRLKKQLADVTMERDILKKAVVDSTNQCNTSSSLSAGDKNFKVFLGLSFNSLAI